A stretch of the Theileria equi strain WA chromosome 1, complete sequence genome encodes the following:
- a CDS encoding hypothetical protein (encoded by transcript BEWA_030470A) yields MDAALEAQLKTLKKELGADDDSVFLKVKELILDGSSIKSISIEEGEKLEKFKNLTKLSLNGTGLTSLTNFPELPSLKILELTDNYISDPIIFTIIPKLFPKLKVLHIGGNHLKNPKDVKSLGVMPDLVALGLAMNPMANEKDYREIVFESLPNLEILDQVDSSGVEYNYSDDEAFDDEDAEGEADDVLKKFYETEYKSDDEDDEEFDPENQPDVEDEDFDEDEEDEEDDAEGSTSSKRPLEEDPSTSSSSSSKPKLE; encoded by the exons ATGGATGCTGCTTTGGAGGCCCAGTTGAAGACTTTGAAGAAGGAGTTGGGTGCTGATGATGATTCCGTATTTTTAAAGGTCAAGGAGCTCATCCTTGATGGATCATCGATCAAGTCCATCAGCATCGAGGAGGGTGAGAAGCTGGAAAAGTTCAAGAATTTGACCAAACTTTCACTCAACGGGACTGGATTGACCTCTTTGACAAACTTTCCAGAGCTTCCAAGTCTCAAGATTTTGGAGTTGACCGATAACTACATTTCCGATCCTATTATCTTTACCATTATCCCAAAACTTTTCCCAAAGCTCAAAGTTCTTCACATTGGCGGAAACCATCTCaagaatccaaaggatgTCAAGTCACTC GGTGTGATGCCGGATTTGGTTGCTCTTGGTCTTGCAATGAATCCCATGGCAAATGAGAAGGACTACCGCGAGATCGTTTTCGAATCCTTGCCAAACTTGGAGATTTTGGATCAGGTAGATTCCTCCGGTGTAGAGTACAACTACTCCGACGACGAAGCCTTTGACGATGAAGATGCTGAGGGCGAAGCCGATG ACGTTTTGAAAAAGTTTTATGAGACTGAATACAAGAGCGACGACGAAGACGATGAAGAATTTGATCCAGAAAACCAACCTGAtgttgaagatgaagattttg ACgaagacgaagaagatgaggaagacGACGCTGAGGGCTCTACAAGCAGCAAGCGTCCCCTTGAAGAAGATCCTTCCACCTCGTCCTCATCATCCTCCAAACCAAAGTTGGAGTAA
- a CDS encoding alpha-aminoacylpeptide hydrolase aminopeptidase, putative (encoded by transcript BEWA_030500A) encodes MATTTSTATDASSVTLKPVKQFVEIFRKDYKPPEFDIENVFMTFKLHETETKVTSELLMRRRPNTGPGNLVLHGDELVCNFISVDGLELSNTPMSGYSLDIDGNMTIPASFLPKDDSKTFTVKTVVTINPKDNLKLCGLYKSSKMFCTQCEPHGFRRITFFLDRPDVLSSYKVRIEADKALYPVLLSNGNKVAAGELGESHFAEFVDPFPKPSYLFALVAGNLSSISSTYRTMSGRDVLVQISAEPEDCGKLHWALESVLKSMKWDEEAYGREYDLDVFHVVSVRDFNMGAMENKGLNIFNTALLLADVNTTTDAEFVRIMSVVGHEYFHNWTGNRVTCRDWFQLTLKEGLTVFREAEFCGTVSSKLSNRIKDVQYLMAVQFAEDSGPMAHPIRPESYISMDNFYTSTVYDKGSFVIGMYKTLLGEEGFRKGMDLYFKRHDLCAVTCDDFRAAMADANGRDFTQFERWYAQSGTPVVEVLSAGLTADGFKVHLKQSTPPTPRQEFKLPFHIPIKVGLIGRVSKKDVLDGSTVLELVEDEQEFIIPGVKEDCVLSINRDFSAPIKVKFEQSEQDLTFLMQYDSDGLNRWDASQRLSTKFILARATGNLDAPIGETYLDAFKSLLESDMEQSEKALCLALPDTEILASKMSPYDPGLLHKALRSIKVELSKKFYPQLLELYKKLTLAPGAKDTLDKEDMARRSLRNTLLSYLVASRDAEAVKLATEHYKSAKTMTDKYSSFIQLMHMTFDGKQDIVDDFYAFANGDAQVVDKWFKAQALSEAEDSLERVKALCSHKDFTMSNPNRFNSLVTVFTYSINFHDISGAGYKFLADLIIEVDKINPQVSARCCNKLLKYSIFDNVRKELMKSHLQRVFNTPGISPNLYEIAQKGLEFTS; translated from the exons ATGGCAACGACGACGAGTACTGCTACTGACGCTTCAAGTGTTACTCTGAAGCCAGTTAAGCAGTTTGTTGAAATATTCAGAAAGGACTACAAGCCACCAGAGTTTGATATTGAGAATGTTTTCATGACATTCAAGCTACATGAAACAGAAACCAAGGTCACATCTGAACTTTTGATGCGTAGGCGCCCAAATACTGGCCCTGGAAATCTTGTGCTTCATGGAGATGAACTCGTGTGTAACTTTATCTCTGTAGATGGTTTGGAACTCAGCAATACTCCCATGTCTGGCTACAGTCTGGATATAGATGGAAACATGACCATTCCAGCATCTTTCTTGCCAAAGGATGATTCAAAGACATTCACTGTCAAGACTGTGGTCACCATAAATCCAAAGGATAACCTCAAGCTCTGTGGACTATACAAGAGCAGCAAGATGTTCTGTACACAGTGTGAACCACATGGATTTAGACGCATAACATTCTTTTTGGATCGTCCAGATGTATTGAGCAGTTACAAAGTTCGTATTGAAGCCGATAAAGCTCTCTACCCTGTCTTGCTTAGCAACGGTAATAAGGTAGCTGCAGGAGAATTAGGTGAGAGCCACTTTGCTGAATTTGTAGACCCGTTCCCTAAGCCTTCCTATCTCTTTGCTCTCGTtgcag GAAATCTATCCTCCATTAGTTCCACGTACCGCACAATGTCTGGTAGGGATGTGTTGGTCCAGATTTCCGCAGAGCCTGAGGATTGTGGAAAGTTACACTGGGCCCTAGAAAGTGTACTGAAAAGTATGAAATGGGATGAGGAAGCCTATGGTCGTGAGTACGATCTTGATGTATTCCACGTTGTTTCTGTGAGAGATTTTAACATGGGAGCTATGGAAAACAAGGGTCTAAATATCTTCAACACAGCCCTCTTGTTGGCTGATGTAAACACAACTACAGATGCAGAGTTTGTCAGAATTATGAGTGTTGTTGGTCACgaatattttcataattGGACTGGAAACAGAGTTACCTGCAGAGATTGGTTCCAGTTGACTCTAAAGGAAGGTCTTACCGTCTTCAGGGAGGCAGAATTCTGTGGAACTGTAAGTTCTAAACTTTCAAACAGAATTAAGGACGTACAATATCTTATGGCCGTGCAATTTGCAGAAGATTCAGGCCCAATGGCGCATCCGATTAGACCTGAAAGTTACATTTCTATGGATAACTTTTATACTAGCACTGTCTACGATAAGGGATCATTTGTCATTGGCATGTACAAGACTTTGCTAGGCGAGGAAGGTTTCAGAAAGGGTATGGATCTCTACTTTAAAAGGCATGACCTTTGCGCCGTCACCTGTGATGACTTTAGAGCTGCAATGGCTGATGCTAATGGAAGGGATTTTACGCAATTCGAAAGATGGTATGCTCAGAGTGGAACCCCTGTAGTCGAAGTCCTTTCAGCTGGTCTCACTGCTGATGGCTTCAAGGTACATCTTAAGCAATCCACTCCACCAACTCCACGCCAAGAATTCAAACTTCCATTCCATATTCCAATCAAGGTAGGATTGATTGGTAGAGTTAGTAAGAAGGATGTCTTGGATGGATCCACGGTTTTGGAACTTGTAGAGGATGAACAAGAGTTTATCATTCCAGGTGTCAAGGAGGATTGCGTCTTATCCATTAATAGGGATTTTTCGGCACCAATCAAGGTCAAGTTTGAGCAGAGTGAACAAGACTTGACATTCTTAATGCAGTATGATTCTGATGGTCTCAATAGATGGGATGCTTCTCAACGTTTGAGCACTAAATTCATTCTGGCTAGAGCCACTGGTAATTTGGATGCTCCAATCGGTGAAACTTATCTTGATGCATTCAAATCACTTTTGGAATCTGATATGGAGCAAAGTGAAAAGGCTCTCTGTCTGGCTCTCCCAGATACCGAGATTTTGGCATCAAAAATGAGTCCATATGATCCAGGTCTCTTGCACAAGGCCCTTCGCAGCATAAAGGTTGAGTTGTCCAAAAAGTTCTATCCCCAACTCTTGGAGCTATACAAGAAACTTACACTCGCTCCAGGTGCAAAGGATACCCTTGATAAGGAGGACATGGCCAGAAGGTCCTTGAGAAATACACTTTTGTCATACCTAGTCGCAAGCAGAGATGCAGAGGCTGTCAAGTTAGCCACTGAGCATTACAAGAGTGCCAAGACAATGACTGACAAGTACTCCTCGTTCATACAACTCATGCACATGACTTTTGACGGAAAACAGGATATTGTGGATGATTTCTACGCTTTTGCAAATGGAGACGCTCAAGTTGTTGACAAGTGGTTCAAGGCCCAGGCTCTCTCCGAAGCTGAGGACTCTCTAGAAAGAGTCAAGGCTCTCTGCTCACACAAGGACTTTACCATGAGCAATCCAAACAGATTCAACTCCCTAGTGACAGTCTTTACCTATAGCATTAACTTCCACGACATTTCTGGAGCAGGTTACAAATTCCTCGCCGATTTAATCATCGAGGTTGACAAGATCAATCCTCAGGTATCAGCTAGATGTTGCAACAAACTCCTCAAGTACTCCATCTTTGATAATGTTCGCAAGGAATTGATGAAATCACATTTACAAAGAGTTTTCAACACACCAGGAATATCACCAAATCTCTATGAAATTGCACAAAAGGGACTTGAATTCACAAGTTAA
- a CDS encoding exosome complex exonuclease RRP41, putative (encoded by transcript BEWA_030480A), producing MSKLEYFSLEGLRIDGRREREVRNIEIACGFECDVDISGYDGASQIKHGLNKVQVLVKGPSEGGKALRGAQRALDDSVDIRVEVMFSTDKGPKSSKNDRMVTDIVNAIKGTFGEAIIQDMYKRLAIRIFVNIIEADGGIKSTVLNAVGVALIDAGIALRDLTSSCSVVLLENRIFTDGNHLEINAATAELTVAVYSSSGKMIYVDLRSKVPVKELDDLFDACVRGTGHFSRIAKEKLRSHAFEIFALNQRIHGT from the exons ATGTCAAAGTTGGAGTATTTTAGCCTCGAAGGGCTCCGTATAGACGGTCGTAGGGAACGCGAGGTTCGGAATATCGAAATTGCCTGCGGATTCGAATGCGATGTCGACATTTCTGGATACGACGGAGCTTCACAGATCAAGCACGGCCTAAACAAGGTCCAGGTGCTCGTCAAGGGACCATCAGAG GGAGGAAAGGCTTTGAGAGGCGCCCAGAGAGCCCTTGACGATTCCGTGGATATTCGAGTGGAGGTCATGTTTTCCACGGACAAGGGACCAAAGAGCTCCAAGAACGACCGTATGGTCACGGACATAGTCAATGCAATCAAGGGGACCTTTGGAGAGGCCATAATACAGGACATGTACAAGAGGCTGGCCATTCGCATTTTTGTAAACATCATTGAGGCCGATGGTG GCATAAAATCGACGGTATTGAATGCAGTGGGAGTGGCATTGATTGATGCGGGAATTGCGCTGAGGGACCTGACCTCTTCATGTTCAGTAGTTTTGTTGGAGAATCGCATTTTTACCGACGGAAATCACCTGGAGATCAACGCAGCAACCGCCGAACTTACGGTCGCCGTTTATTCCTCCAGCGGGAAGATGATTTACGTAGATCTTCGTTCCAAGGTACCGGTGAAGGAACTGGACGATTTGTTCGATGCATGCGTCAGAGGTACTGGACATTTTAGTAGAATCGCCAAGGAGAAACTGAGAAGCCACGCATTTGAGATTTTTGCCCTCAACCAGCGAATTCATGGGACTTGA
- a CDS encoding hypothetical protein (encoded by transcript BEWA_030520A), whose amino-acid sequence MTNLNILSFFPKIQKIKYFAVPCTVYYRTLPFAGYTAGRLSRFQPQSWTHGDRLSQRRHSESRRQHSAVSKSLEDTSDENSADVSTGSLVKDKDSKAKKAAITHEMYWTDDQIRDVDPNLIVKGVFSVSKKLTHNAYVSNDKERVKVFGFLARNRALDGDHVVGIKARRSKNDEIKKEDGCRIIQIVSRSSSLDSIVVRIKVQDAKDSKNLVHAQPLRSVFPGFIIDKQSIGKEFLNAIETARPDGWIFAVLRFTKWSKDEMKARGIITKMIGDTLIPNNQMTAVMISHNLDYNGFPDNMLSALRESIAQAEASKHLNRTDMKDLYVMSIDPQDAKDLDDALSIVPIHGPDGSISYEIGVHIADVTHYTKPNCPIDLYAQKRATTVYLDHGVFPMLPRKLSEELCSLSQGSEKLCFSVMVKIGEKEKGEKIGIDTYITTPAEFKLTSIVNRARLDYKSARERIYSILNTWSKETTDLVNLSFKDFEDALMTKKLTKLNRSIMRLYFISQKCRRYRLSNLGAISLNLTGWTELQIPKVTPGNENIFTGIDGKSEHFMREIKEEQESHELIEEMMLMANTQVAKFLAKNLHVHMLRIHPDTDTAVKMAILSRIPDDIKRDIKADSLKATKILQECEKHMESGAFMNLCFSGFSEFKAALYKAHGKESSIGHWGLAYDLYLHFTSPIRRYADILVHRMLKSILFNEELENSYLELEKACEHCNVKSKAADDAETDYRDMALNQYLKYIPSLVPMYSESILSENSLEMSDETWGYLYKDARIFYISTTGEKKQVIEDFNKRKVFITFYIPILKTTRTVSCTHLKATPTFGKCLKPSVTQTFETIINDKDAHSLEEGGEEEGLIRLDNLTVLFNGDKRDFSVDQRTSLLLVPATQMWTVKLV is encoded by the exons ATGACGAATCTAAACATCTTATCCTTTTTCccaaaaatacaaaaaataaaatactTTGCTGTCCCCTGCACAGTTTATTACCGGACTCTCCCTTTTGCAGGCTACACAGCTGGCCGTCTCTCCCGGTTCCAACCACAAAGTTGGACCCATGGAGATCGTCTGTCCCAGAGACGGCACTCAGAGTCTCGGCGACAGCATTCGGCAGTTTCCAAGAGCCTGGAAGACACTTCTGATGAGAACTCTGCAGATGTTTCTACAGGGTCTCTGGTGAAAGATAAGGATTCAAAGGCCAAAAAGGCAGCCATAACCCACGAAATGTACTGGACTGATGATCAGATTAGGGATGTAGACCCAAACCTCATTGTCAAGGGTGTCTTTTCTGTCTCCAAGAAGCTCACGCACAACGCCTATGTTTCTAATG ACAAGGAGCGTGTAAAGGTCTTTGGGTTTTTGGCGAGGAATAGAGCGTTGGATGGTGACCACGTGGTTGGAATAAAGGCACGTAGGAGCAAGAATGATGAgattaaaaaggaagatggatGTAGGATCATACAAATTGTGAGTCGCTCAAGCTCTTTAGATAGCATTGTTGTGAGAATAAAGGTCCAAGATGCTAAGGATAGCAAAAACCTTGTGCACGCACAGCCCTTAAGGAGTGTATTTCCAGGTTTTATCATAGACAAACAGAGTATTGGGaaagaatttttaaatgcCATAGAAACGGCGCGACCGGACGGTTGGATCTTTGCAGTACTACGGTTTACAAAATGGAGCAAAGATGAAATGAAGGCAAGGGGTATAATTACTAAAATGATTGGGGATACTCTGATACCAAATAACCAAATGACTGCTGTAATGATATCCCACAATCTGGATTACAACGGATTTCCTGACAATATGTTGAGTGCTTTGCGAGAATCAATCGCTCAAGCAGAGGCTAGTAAACACTTAAACAGAACAGACATGAAAGACTTGTACGTAATGAGCATAGATCCGCAAGATGCGAAAGATTTAGACGATGCTTTATCCATAGTACCAATACATGGACCAGATGGATCCATAAGTTACGAAATCGGAGTCCATATTGCTGATGTCACTCATTACACTAAACCTAACTGTCCTATCGATCTATATGCACAGAAACGTGCAACAACCGTTTACCTTGATCATGGAGTCTTTCCAATGTTACCTAGAAAACTCAGTGAGGAGTTATGTTCTCTATCGCAAGGGTCGGAAAAGCTCTGTTTCTCCGTCATGGTTAAGATTGGAGAGAAAGAAAAGGGCGAAAAGATTGGCATTGACACATACATTACAACTCCCGCAGAGTTTAAACTAACTAGCATAGTTAATCGTGCACGTCTGGACTATAAAAGTGCTAGAGAGAGGATTTACTCCATACTCAACACATGGTCAAAAGAAACAACTGACCTGGTGAACCTAAGCTTTAAGGACTTTGAGGACGCTCTTATGACCAAAAAACTTACGAAATTGAATAGATCAATAATGCGTCTCTATtttatatcgcaaaaatgtagaagatATCGACTTTCAAACCTAGGAGCCATCTCACTTAACCTTACTGGATGGACAGAACTTCAGATTCCAAAGGTAACACCTGGgaatgaaaatatttttacTGGAATCGATGGTAAGAGTGAACATTTCATGAGGGAaataaaggaagaacaagagAGTCATGAATTAATTGAGGAAATGATGCTAATGGCCAACACTCAAGTGGCAAAGTTTTTAGCGAAAAATCTACATGTTCACATGCTGAGAATTCATCCGGATACTGACACAGCTGTCAAGATGGCCATTCTTTCCCGCATTCCTGATGATATCAAAAGAGATATTAAGGCAGATTCTCTCAAAGCAACAAAAATTCTCCAGGAATGCGAAAAACACATGGAAAGTGGAGCCTTTATGAACCTCTGCTTCTCTGGTTTTAGTGAATTTAAGGCTGCATTATATAAAGCACATGGTAAGGAAAGTAGTATAGGCCATTGGGGACTCGCATATGACCTTTACCTTCACTTCACTTCACCTATTCGCAGATATGCAGACATTTTGGTACACAGAATGCTCAAAAGTATCCTATTTAATGAAGAACTTGAAAATTCGTATCTCGAACTAGAAAAGGCCTGTGAACATTGCAATGTAAAATCCAAGGCAGCAGATGATGCAGAAACCGATTACAGAGATATGGCACTCAATCAATACCTTAAATACATTCCTAGCCTTGTTCCCATGTATTCAGAATCTATTTTATCGGAAAACTCACTCGAGATGAGTGATGAAACTTGGGGATACCTCTACAAGGATGCACGCATATTCTATATTTCCACCACCGGAGAAAAGAAACAAGTTATAGAGGACTTTAACAAAAGAAAGGTTTTCATAACATTTTACATTCCAATATTGAAAACCACTCGAACGGTTTCTTGTACCCACCTAAAAGCTACGCCAACCTTTGGAAAATGCTTAAAACCTTCTGTGACTCAAACATTTGAAACcattataaatgataaagacGCACATTCGTTGGAGGAAGGaggagaagaagaaggTTTAATACGCCTAGACAATCTGACAGTCTTGTTCAATGGCGATAAAAGGGATTTTTCCGTTGACCAACGCACATCACTACTACTTGTACCAGCAACACAAATGTGGACTGTTAAGCTTGTTTAA
- a CDS encoding hypothetical protein (encoded by transcript BEWA_030490A), with amino-acid sequence MDLCWLEGQILDYADITRLPSTHYNLLILGDVDLILDSFKAVNPSLENIV; translated from the exons ATGGATCTCTGCTGGCTGGAGGGACAGATTTTGGACTACGCCGACATCACCAGGCTTCCGTCTACTCATTACAATTTGCTTATACTTG GAGACGTGGACCTGATTTTGGACTCATTCAAGGCGGTCAACCCTTCCCTGGAGAACATCGTATAG
- a CDS encoding hypothetical protein (encoded by transcript BEWA_030460A) → MGGSHSKPVTIDINNRPGSTGDQVQKDGKGGYFYRTDDGGKVLLTDEWYPDLEGTYRKFTHRPRDGKISKINKGGESQTGLGTLTTYDSVSVYYWSGDNSFSNPLLIQLCEGDKYYTTTGNNTWSKQNSITFDKLKQGLDKENCLKNKAHIVKIAEKPSSSTTYQCFSCRASIQVYPGSDSSGDTTYYGHTITSVSGFKNGGKWQVGFPSIRGVGVIFVYWDTSEQKPVLIRYQTGNPRYFRKSAENGTSWIEVSNAPPAPNQASSLQTPTLPLDLSNTDGKYNYQGTTNIIMAVLLSHISDGYSKFEHSFRGTPFKVTEIKHGQTTQLSGISSSNPLLSVSAYYLGDSPNLSKLLLVELRSSGRGTTYKYFYRVQKDGNNWTEFKGPGGKTGQQLVGSSLKRALDELKKTQFPEASKDATTIIVGSSVGSGIGGTGLGGLAVWVWYKYFFDPVVRLV, encoded by the coding sequence ATGGGAGGATCGCACTCCAAACCTGttactatagacattaacAACCGTCCTGGAAGTACTGGAGATCAAGTCCAAAAGGATGGGAAAGGAGGGTACTTCTATCGTACTGATGATGGCGGAAAAGTTCTTCTAACGGATGAATGGTATCCTGACTTAGAGGGGACTTACAGGAAGTTTACTCATAGACCAAGGGATGGTAAGATAAGTAAGATTAATAAGGGAGGAGAATCTCAGACTGGGCTTGGGACCTTAACTACTTATGATAGCGTCtcagtctactactggtcAGGAGATAATAGTTTCAGCAACCCTCTCCTCATACAACTTTGCGAAGGAGATAAATACTACACTACAACTGGTAACAACACTTGGAGTAAACAGAATAGTATAACCTTTGATAAACTCAAACAAGGTCTTGATAAAGAGAACTGCCTTAAGAACAAGGCTCACATCGTAAAAATCGCGGAGAAGCCTAGTTCTAGTACTACTTACCAATGTTTCAGTTGTAGAGCAAGTATCCAAGTATACCCTGGCAGTGACTCCTCCGGAGATACCACCTACTACGGACATACTATTACTTCAGTCTCTGGCTTTAAGAATGGTGGAAAGTGGCAAGTTGGATTCCCATCTATTAGGGGTGTTGGAGTCATATTCGTTTACTGGGATACTTCTGAACAAAAACCTGTTCTAATTCGATATCAAACTGGAAATCCAAGATACTTCAGAAAAAGCGCTGAGAATGGAACTTCCTGGATTGAAGTATCAAACGCTCCTCCAGCTCCTAATCAAGCCTCATCTCTCCAAACTCCTACTCTACCTCTAGATCTCTCTAATAcagatggaaaatacaaTTATCAAGGTACTACTAATATAATTATGGCTGTACTGCTCAGTCACATCAGCGATGGTTATTCTAAATTTGAGCATTCTTTCAGGGGTACACCATTCAAGGTTACTGAAATCAAGCATGGTCAAACTACTCAACTTTCTGGTATATCCTCTTCTAACCCCCTACTTAGTGTTTCCGCATACTATCTAGGAGACAGTCCCAATCTGTCTAAGCTTCTCCTGGTTGAACTGAGATCAAGTGGTAGAGGTACCACATACAAATACTTTTACAGAGTTCAGaaggatggaaataatTGGACAGAGTTTAAGGGACCCGGAGGTAAAACTGGTCAACAACTTGTTGGATCCTCTCTAAAGCGAGCCCTGGACGAGCTTAAGAAGACACAATTTCCCGAGGCATCTAAGGATGCGACTACTATTATAGTTGGATCATCTGTTGGAAGTGGAATCGGTGGAACCGGGTTGGGTGGTCTTGCCGTATGGGTCTGGTACAAGTACTTCTTTGACCCTGTGGTACGCCTAGTGTGA
- a CDS encoding hypothetical protein (encoded by transcript BEWA_030510A), giving the protein MSGDQGAFECSLRDGDSEESPCVARDVDSYGIESFHTSSLSSFKESYDRLESFSMLTFNAGLFEFRLFGMGLYHNPPFTTKRLKHIPGKLRRANADVVAIQEIYLKEHANFIIKELIDLYPYATRDSYIPNDNIRSIFVEDKGVVRKNNKMGIPLLHSGLLFLSKFPIIGAKFHPWIELTYLEAMFSNKGFLEVLVNIPTIGKVAFYNMHMASASINPESRHIEELRLEEVKQLLATTESTSSKGFIPIIIGDLNAAPNTCASNYTYFIDKGWGDSYLMAKNFGSGSRKWSLSPTNKNDQTEKRKKKRISIDPVFGTSEDSIGNCETSSQDAYPPFNPDVSTGATNRSETSSSVIADAEPATSAKQNRWSRFFKDATLWRNIRSVYSDRSNTSTRKGKISIKRVALPRRTSRSMRRKTSKILPLPCDSGVTKTFTLNHSKTFKVRRGSQFDEDGFILDDDLKPISGRSNYEESNSTCNLCGEIGKMCGGAGHAKRPWRRKIYKPFFVISHKGKSRWWRRKTAKSYTWDPENPLNKIGPHSSCNGLRCDYIFLPPADISGNLADYVPKSSEILFKDPTVAIHRNKSGCGCIFSMLSSFERVMLVTLSDHYALKIVMTLK; this is encoded by the coding sequence ATGAGTGGAGACCAAGGAGCGTTCGAATGTTCCCTAAGGGACGGCGATTCGGAAGAATCGCCGTGCGTTGCCAGAGACGTTGACTCGTACGGAATAGAATCATTTCAcacatcttctttatcttcattcAAAGAATCGTATGATAGGCTGGAATCGTTTTCTATGCTTACCTTCAATGCTGGTCTCTTTGAGTTTAGGCTATTTGGTATGGGACTCTATCATAATCCACCCTTTACCACAAAGAGACTCAAACATATTCCTGGAAAGTTGCGCAGAGCAAACGCAGATGTTGTGGCTATCCAAGAGATATATCTGAAAGAACATGCAAATTTTATTATAAAGGAGCTTATTGATTTATATCCTTACGCAACCAGAGATAGCTATATACCAAATGACAATATAAGGTCGATTTTTGTTGAGGACAAGGGTGTTGTACGCAAGAATAATAAAATGGGAATACCCTTGCTACATAGCGGACTATTATTTTTGAGCAAGTTTCCCATTATTGGTGCTAAGTTTCATCCCTGGATAGAGTTAACTTATTTAGAGGCTATGTTTTCGAACAAGGGGTTTTTGGAGGTTCTTGTCAATATTCCCACGATTGGAAAGGTTGCCTTTTATAACATGCATATGGCCAGTGCGAGTATAAATCCAGAATCCAGACATATTGAGGAGCTGCGCCTTGAGGAGGTTAAGCAGTTGCTGGCTACAACAGAGAGTACCTCATCCAAAGGCTTCATTCCAATAATTATTGGCGATTTAAATGCTGCTCCAAACACGTGTGCATCGAATTATACTTACTTTATTGATAAGGGCTGGGGGGATTCGTATCTAATGGCTAAGAATTTTGGATCTGGATCAAGGAAATGGAGTCTATCTCCCACTAACAAGAATGACCAAACTGAAAAGCGTAAGAAAAAACGAATATCAATAGATCCGGTTTTTGGAACTTCAGAAGATTCCATTGGAAATTGTGAGACTTCCAGTCAGGACGCATACCCCCCTTTTAATCCGGATGTTAGTACTGGTGCAACCAATAGATCTGAAACATCTTCTAGTGTCATTGCAGATGCTGAGCCTGCAACTTCCGCAAAGCAAAATAGGTGGAGCAGGTTTTTCAAAGACGCAACCCTATGGAGAAATATACGCTCAGTCTATAGTGATCGGTCCAACACGAGTACACGTAAGGGAAAGATTTCCATAAAGAGGGTAGCCCTTCCTCGTAGAACAAGTAGATCTATGCGGAGGAAAACATCAAAGATTTTACCATTACCATGTGATAGTGGAGTAACAAAGACATTTACACTGAACCACAGCAAAACATTTAAAGTTCGAAGGGGGAGCCAgtttgatgaagatgggTTCATTCTTGATGACGATTTAAAGCCGATATCTGGCAGGAGTAATTATGAAGAGAGTAATAGCACATGTAATTTGTGCGGTGAGATTGGCAAAATGTGTGGAGGTGCTGGCCATGCCAAAAGGCCatggagaagaaaaataTACAAGCCCTTTTTCGTGATTTCTCACAAGGGAAAATCAAGATGGTGGAGGCGCAAAACTGCCAAATCATACACGTGGGATCCTGAGAATCCTTTAAATAAGATTGGGCCGCATTCAAGTTGCAATGGACTGAGATGCGATTACATCTTTTTACCCCCTGCagatatttctggaaaCCTTGCTGACTATGTCCCAAAGAGCAGCGAAATTCTATTCAAGGACCCTACTGTTGCTATACATCGCAATAAATCTGGCTGTGGCTGTATTTTCTCAATGCTAAGCAGTTTTGAAAGGGTTATGCTCGTAACACTCTCTGATCACTATGCACTCAAGATTGTCATGACCTTGAAGTGA